Proteins encoded in a region of the Schistocerca serialis cubense isolate TAMUIC-IGC-003099 chromosome 6, iqSchSeri2.2, whole genome shotgun sequence genome:
- the LOC126483802 gene encoding uncharacterized protein LOC126483802 — protein METAESPLDVLSRAATMVRDNSPPRRIVGGEAVLKRGMLPAVGRVTAPRTHAQFKITGPCRSELADTPSTAQAEDSDTPLDMSTRGNGLPPPSYSEAMSAIAGHRPGHCRQMLSGECDPLIDEHFRRSLGDDYMNLYNADTKRSSRREKRKEVCDDTGADSCLSVEDHFAKALGDAWLELQAKEAKLSN, from the coding sequence ATGGAAACCGCGGAATCACCCCTAGACGTTTTATCACGTGCGGCCACCATGGTACGAGACAATTCACCCCCACGCCGCATCGTTGGAGGAGAGGCAGTACTCAAGAGAGGTATGCTACCTGCTGTCGGCAGAGTTACAGCACCGAGAACACATGCGCAGTTCAAGATTACGGGCCCCTGCCGCAGCGAATTGGCAGACACACCGTCGACTGCACAGGCAGAGGATAGCGACACCCCCCTCGACATGTCGACGAGAGGCAATGGGCTGCCACCCCCCTCGTACAGCGAGGCAATGTCAGCAATTGCAGGGCACCGCCCAGGGCATTGTCGACAAATGCTCTCAGGCGAATGTGACCCCCTCATTGATGAGCATTTTCGCAGATCTCTAGGGGATGATTACATGAACTTGTACAATGCAGATACCAAGAGATCTTCACGCCGTGAGAAAAGAAAAGAAGTGTGCGATGATACTGGTGCTGATAGCTGCTTGTCAGTTGAAGATCATTTTGCAAAAGCTCTTGGTGATGCGTGGCTAGAACTTCAAGCCAAAGAAGCAAAACTATCCAACTGA